The nucleotide sequence TTTCATCACTTATCATCACATTACAGTTAGCAGCTCCACCACGCATTTCATTTCCATATGAAGGAAACCAAGTTGTGTTTAATCCTTTTTCCGCAGCCACATGCATCATTATTTTTCCAGCAGTTAAAACTCCTTGTCCTCCTAATCCTGCACAAACAATTTCATTTAACATATCCACTACCCCTTTTTTATTTGTCTATTATTTCACCCATTTCGTATCTAACCATAAGCTCATTTTCAATTCTCTTCATAGCATCTACTGGCTTAAGACCCCAGTTTGTTGGGCAAGGTACTAAAACTTCTACTAATGAAAACCCTTTATGATCTCTTTGTTTCTCAATAGCTTTTCTTACCGCCGCTTTAGTTTTTCTTATTTCAGCTGGATTTGCTATAGAAGTTCTTGCAAGATATGCAATATCTAAATTTCGCATTACATTAAATACGTCAAAATCAAGACCGTGGTCTTTTGCAGTTCTTCCTTTAGGAGTTGAAGCAGAAATTTGACCTAACTGTGTAGTAGGAGCCGCTTGACCACCAGTCATTGCATATAAAGTATTGTTCATAACAAACATTGTAACGTTTTCATTTCTTGTAGCAGCAGCAACTGTTTCAGCTAATCCAATAGCGTAAGCTCCACCATCTCCTGCTATTGTCATAGCATATTTATCAGGTCTTACTCTTTTTTGAGCTGTAAGAGCAGCACCCATTTTGCCGTGTGGAGGTACAATTACGTCAACTGCCATTGAAAATTGAAACATATGATTACATCCAATATCTGAACATACGATAGTATCACCTATAATGTCCATTTCAGTTAATACTTCTCCTAAAATTCTATCAAAAATTGCGTGTCCGCATCCTGCACAAAATCTATTTTCGCACTTCATTATTGCAGGTGCTTTTTTAGATCTGTTTGCCATTTAAAATACCTCCGTTTCTTTTACTTCACCAGCCATTACTTTCTGGCAAAAATCAATTACTTCATCAGTAGGAGCAACTTTCTGAGCTGTAGCAAGTGCATAACAAGGAAATTTGCAACTAACTGCAATTTTTACATCTTCTAGCATTTGACCCATCATATTCATCTCTAATGTTACAATTCCTTTGCAATTCTTATTTATCTTCTCGAATGCTTTTCTTGGATAAGGCCATAAAGTAATTGGTCTGATTAATCCTAATTTAATTCCATTTTTTCTAGCTATCTCAACTGATCTCTGAGCAACTCTTGAAGAAATACCATATGCAACTAATACTACATCAGCATCTTCAACATTAAATTCTTCCCATCTCTGCTCATCTTGCTGAATTTTACGCATTTTTTTAATATATCCTGCATTCCATTCGTCAATATCTTGGAAATATGTAATATCAGTTATTACTTTATTCTCTCCTTCACCTATTGCAGTACCTTTCGCTGCCCAAGGCTGATCCATGTCATATTCTTTCATAGGTGGCATTGTGCAAGGCTCCATCATCTGACCAATAGTACCATCTGATAAAATTAATACTGGATGCATCCATTTTTCAGCTAATTCAAATGATTCGTAAGCCATATCCATGCATTCTTGTACTGAATTTGGTGCAAGTGTTATTAAATGATAATCTCCATTACCCCCACCTTTAACAGCTTGCCAGTAGTTATCTTGTCCTGCACTAATAAATCCATCGCCAATTCCAAATCTCTGCACACATGCTACTACAGCTGGTACTCCTGCTGACACCCAGTAAGCTATGCCTTCCTGTTTAAGTGAAAATCCAGGACCAGATGAACTAGTCATTGCTCTAGCTCCAAGTGATCTAGCAGCAAACACCATATTTACGCTAGCTATTTCTGACTCACCTTGTACAAACACACCTCCTACTTCTTTCTGTCTCCATGCCATCCACTCTAGAATTTCTGATTGTGGTGTTATCGGATATCCTGCATAAAATCTACAACCACCTCTTATAGCACCTTCTGCCAATGCTTCATTTCCTTTAATAATCTTTGTCTTCATTATCCAAAGTCTCCTTTTATAATATTTCGAATACTAAATCAGGGCACATTGTATAACAGTTGCCACATTGTACGCATTTTTCTTGATCAACCTTTACAGGAATAACTCCCTTTTTATTTGGTTTATCAGCTTTAGATATTGCACCAAGCTTACAGTTTGCTATACATAGATAACAACCTTTACACCTATCAATATCTAATTTCACTTTATCCATAATTATCCTCCTTTGTTTTATTAATTGAAACTACGTTTCATATACGAAAGTATTTTTTTATTCCCATTTTGGTATTTAGGGAACTTTCAATATAAAACGTTTTATTATATGAAACACAGTTTCATTATTTCTATATTTTTTTATTCCTTACTTAAGCAAGGAATAAATTAATATACTATATTTGCTAATTCTCTTAAATCTTTTACTATCTCATTTTCATCAAAACTCTCAATTCTTGCAGTTGATCCAGTAAGGCTGACACTGGCCAATAACTTCCTATTAGAATCTAATATTGGAACTGCTACACAAGTTAGCCCTAATTCATATTCGTTATGTTCAGTGGCAAAACCTGATTTTCTTACTTCAATAAGTTCTTTTGTTAATTCGTCCCAATTCGTTATTGTATATTTAGTATACCTAGGTAAATCACATCCATAGTAACGATCTAAATAAAACTGATCTTCAAATGCTAAAAAGCACTTACCACTCGCAGAAGCATGGCATAAAGATGCAAGTCCTAGATTAGGTCTAAAACCCAAAGCATTGCTAGATTGATTAGTTCTATAGACTGATATCTGCATAGGCTGAGTTAATGAAGACCTGTCTAATACAGAAATGCTTACACATTCGTTGTATTTTTCACTTATCTTTTTTGCATATGGTTTAAGTATATCTACAAAGTGTAAATTCTGTTGATATAACTGCGAAAATCTACAAAACTTAGGACCAATCTCATAAGTAAATTTAGATTCATTTTGAAATATATAACCTCTATCTTTTAATGTATTAAGTATTCTATATACTGTACTTTTATTATATCCTAACTGCTCTACAATATTGCATATTCTTGCTTTTCCACCCTGTTCATATATGCATTCCAATATATCTATGCTTTTATTTAACAGACCTGATTTATTTTCCACTATACACCTTACCTTTCATTATATAAAACCCCGTTTCATTTATAATAACATTTTATGAAAAGGTTTTCAAGTGCTTTTTTACGCTAAATATTTTTAATTTTTATAAAAACGAAGGGACGGTTCATTTATTTGAATAGAATTGTATCATAAGGATATAGTTGTTTAGTTTTAAAATTTTCAACATAAACCTTCAGCATAGTTATTAAGCCTATTCTAATCCAAACCGTCCCTTTGTTTGTACAACAGTAGTTCTTTGATTTATCCTATAAAATTACTTAAATTTAACAAGTACATAAAAATCCATATTCTTTATTTCTATTTCATCTGATAATTTTTTTCTCATACCTGAAATATAATTAAATACATACATAATCTTTATATTTTCATTTTCATCTGTAAATGTCATTCCCTCAGATTTTATATCTTTTGTCATGCCATTATATTTTTTATCAATTATTCTAGCATATTCATCAAGCTTTTTACTATAAACCATATTTGCATTATCAACTATATTAAATGTAAACTCATTTGCATTATAGTAAATCTGGATAGAATCTTCAATTGTTACCTTCTTTAATAATTTATCCATATCAATAAGATAATCATAATCCTTTACTTTTAACATTCTTTCTCTCTCATGACTATTATAATGAAAATATTTATCTCTTATAGTGACATTTTCATAGTTAAATGGGAACCCAAAAACAATATCCATATCATCTAGTTTAAAATCAGCTGGAATATATTTAACATCATCCAAGCTATGTTCCCTATTAAAATACTTCAATATCATGTTTATTTCCGACTTATCCTTTGTAGATATATCGGTTTGTACCTTTACCACTTGACCATCTTTTATCATATTATTCCTTACCAATATATCTTCTAGCCTATCATTTTGACTAAATTTAGATATAGCATAGCTGCTTAAAGGTCCAAAAACCGAGTTCAATACAATAATTGAAAGGGATATAGGTATAATAATATTTTTAAACCTCTTAGCAAAGGAAAAATAAATCATAATCGCTAAAACCCATAATCCTAGTACAAGTACAAAATACCTATTTTCAGTTATACCATATGCCTTGATCCTAATTCCCATAGAAATATACATCATAATAATAATGGGGATAATAACCTTAGGAAACCAAAATGTAAAATGCTTAACTAATTTATTATCATTAATCAAAGGATATATTAAAAATATCACTCCAATTGATATAACCGAATACCACAGAACCAGATGGGACACAAGTCCAACAGGCCAATTAGTTGTTATTATTATTTTTGCAAAATATACATACAATATAGCTGTATATACTATAATTAATGGAATAACAATATATATGAGTAATCTCTTAAGACCATTAGGGTAATTTTCCGTTTGAATTCTACAATTATGCTGTGGTATCTTAGCCAAAAATAGTGACACTCCAAATATTCCCGTCACTATAAGAAATATATAGTAGTAAATTTCACTATGAAAATGTATCTCAAAAAGCTTATCTATTGTAAAAATTATAGCAACAAGTCCTACATATAATACTACAGAATAAATAACCGTCAGGAAAAAGCTTGAAAATACTTTTATGACATAAAATTCATAGTTTTCTTTGTTTCCAATCCATGGTAAATATAAAAATGCTAAGTATAAAAAAATGCTAACCCCTATATAACGAGTTATACTTACCATAGTAAAATCTTTCAGCAAGAAAAAATAATATAATACCAAAACCCCTGCTCCAAGAACATAAGTAAAGCACTGAAGTATTTTCCTAATATTCTTTTTTTCAAATATAAGCTTGATACATAATGATAATGGAATTCCTAATGCAATAACCATAGAAACACGGTTTAGCATATCACGAGTATCTCTAGATAAATTATATCTTTGCTCCATTATGATTATAAGCATTATCACTAGGGTTGTTGAAACTGCAATAGTTACAGGAAATCTTCTAAGACTTTGATAAAGACTTTTTATAGTACTCCTTGCTAATGTTTTAATCTTAATATTTCACATCCCCTTTCTTTAAATAATATTTTTATTCCTACGCTATAATTCTTATCTTAATTATATACTATTTAGACCTGATTTCTTCAAAAATTCACATTTATTCTTTAGAGTATTCTAAAATATCATCAGATTGGCAGCGTTCATATTTAATATTGTACCAATATACATAGCTTGACCTAATTCGTGCATAATCATTGAAATAGATTCTTCGCCCTCTTTTATCAATAAATGAACGTGATTACTCATTAAACAATAACAATATAACTCGTATCCATTTTTTTATTTATGTTGCTTTAGTGTTCCTATAAATTTTTGTCTTACTTCTTCATCACTTCAAATATTGCCTACGTTTATTCCTCTTACTATTTTGATATATACCTGTTTTCCTTTAATTGAATATCATTAATATTTATTTTCATATCACCTAAAATGACCGCCCACAGTGGGTAAAAAATAATTAAAGTACAATTAGATTCATGGTGGTTTATTCGTAAATTGCTTCATTAGGTAAAAACAGGCTAATAGCATAGCCTGTTTTTATTTATTTTTTACGAATTTGAATTTATATCCTTTTAATTTTGATTGTACTTATAAAAAGGTTTTTATTATGCCTATTTATCAATTTAAACTTTTTTAAAAAAGTTAGCTAGTCTAGTGGGCATTAATAATTCTTGATCGTTTCAAATACTGGGTCAATACCTTTCTGATACTCCTCAAAGGATGTATTTACAATAATATCTGGTGTGAAAGTATCAACATTCTCATCTAATGGAGTAAATAGCCACCTCGAGAAAAAAATATCAAGTTTAGAATTTGGAAGCTCTAAGTAGCATGCTCCACCATTTTTAAAAGGCATTTCCCCTGTCGGTTCTCCAATAGTTATTACTTCAGTCTCTTCCTTAAATCTTACAACATCATATACAGGTGCAGAAAATGAACCCTTATTAACAATTACAAATAGTTTACCTTTCCTATTTATTTTATCTATATTTTTTATTTTATTTATTAAAGTACCTCCAAATTCATAACTACCACCATTATTATCACGCATATCAATTATGAATTTATCTATTTCTTTTTTCTCAAATTCGCTGAACATTTTATTTGTCAAGCTGTAAAAATCAGGTAATTCTTCAACAGTTTCATCTCTTGGAATATACTTTATTCCTTTTCCAGCTCCTTTTTGCGCTAATTTCAAGAAGTTATCTCTATTTTTATCCCAATAAATATTAAAATCAAAGTATAATATTTTTTCTTCGGGTAAATATTCATATGAGAAAAAATCATTTTTCTTCATATATATAGGTTTGTTATCTACTTTGTCTAATACAGAAACAAATTTAACATTATCAATATCTTTTACCTTTATTTCTATATCAATTTGTTCACCATTCTCTTCTTCAAAGGTAAATATTGTCTTATCATCAGCAAAATTAAAATATTTAAGAATTTTAGGATGTATTATATACATTGGATTTAAAAACTTTAATCTCCATTCATTATTATGGGATATCAGTTTGTTTATTTCCTCCATAATTTTTTCAATTGAATTATTGTTTATTTTAACCAGCTTTGTTCCAAGAGCTTCTTTATACTCGGAATCTATTTCAATAGTATATAAATTATCTCCAAACCATTTTGTTTTAATAGGATAAACTTCTTCTAAACCTGGTTGAAAGTAGATATTATAAAGGGTTTTTAGTGAAAAAACTTTTTGAATGTCTGACTCGAAATTAGCTATCATTAAATGTGCATCACCGACTAAAGTAAAAATTTCCTTTAACCTTATCTGAATTTCGATCTCATCAAGCTTAGGAATATCTTGTTTTAACTTCTCAATACGTTCATTGAACTCTTCTGCAGAAATATTTAAATATAAACCTCCATGTACCTTAGGTAAATTCTCTTGTAAGTAATTTATATCTTCAATCCACCTGTTATTCCTTTCTGAAGAATATGTAACAGTAGTTTCCTTTGTACAGCTGGCTGTAAATATTAAAATTAACATTATAAATACAACTAATATTTTCTTCATAAATTATCCCCCTTTGAAAATTTTTATTTTGAACTAACTCCTCTCTTTCATCTTGTGTAATATTTCTAGGCACTCATCACACCACGTTATATGTGTTTGATAATTATATTGACCTCTTCGCAAGGTCATTAGGCGAAACATAAGTTCATTTGATTTATCAGGGTTATTTTGAATGTCATGATGCAAACTACGTTCAATCGAATCCAATGCTTTTAGATATTGGATGGCTTTTTCCTTTTCAGCTAAAATTCTTTGAACATTCTCTTCTATAGAAACATTGGCTCCAAAAAACAGTTTAAATAGCATTTCATCACGCACAGGACTTTTTTGAATAGGTTCAGATAACCAGTCCAGTAATTTTTTCTTTCCTTTCTCTGTGATTGAATAAATATTACTATTTGGTCTTGTCTCACTTAACTCAGTTTTCTTCACTACCAATTCCTCTTGCTCAAGACGTTTTAGTATTGGATAGATATGTCCATAATTTTCATTCCAAAAGTATCCTATACTTGATTCAATAAATTTCTTAATATTGTATCCCGACTTTGGAGATATACTTAGAACTCCTAATATTGCATATTGCGTCTTATTAATTTTGGGCATTTAAACACCTCCATAATATATATCATAATTTAATATATCATAATGATATATATTTGTAAATATATAGTTAATAATTAAAGTGTGAGTTTTTAACTCTTTGCTATAGATCTTCTTCGTCTTATCCATAAATAAGCTGTAAAATACCGCCGGTTAACTAATCTTTATTTAACGTCAAAAGAGATAATTTTTGTTACACTTTAAAACATAAATACCTACTATTTACAGGATAATAATTTTATAGTTAACTTTTAACTAATTATTTATGTTCTTAACATTAGGTTAATTAGGTAATACTATAATAAAAAATTTATTTTTACAAAAGCAATTATATTACCTTAGTTTGTTTCTTAACTTAATTATTATTGACACACTCGTCACCCAAATTCAAACTATCCCCTTGTTAAAATACCAAATAAATCATCTTATATTTTGAATAATTCTATATTTTAAACCTAAACTAAATATGTAAATACTAGAATTTTAATTTTTTATCAATATTTATGTTTATTAAAGAGGTGGATATTTTGTTTATAAATAAGCTGGCATTAGAGCTTAGAAAATCAAAAATGACAATTCTATCATTCTTGCTGTACCAAAAAGAGGTATCGTAACAGCTTATGAAACAATCAAAAAATTTAGATTTCAATGGGATTTAATATAATTCCAAGAAAAATTGATTCCCTTACAATAAAGCGGGAGCCCAAGTGCAGTGACATCAGATGGAACATATTTTTTAAACGAAAAATATATAGATAAGCTTAATAACTATACTAAAGGTTTGTGTTGGATATTTTTTGATCTGAATATTTCAATGCTTATTGTAGCTAATATGGTATTTTATATAAACAAATGAACCGTCCCTTTGTTTGAGACTTAAAGTTTTCATATTCTATGAATACGACTTAAATAATTAAATAGAAAACCCTACAGGGTCAGAGTAACTAATAACAGTCAAAAGATTATTACTGCTAATCTAACCCTCTTTATTTTTTTATGTATTATCGCTATTCATTTTTCTTGTAAAAACTGAACCTGCAACAAATAACACGATAACAGCATAACCAATAACCCAAATCAAATCAGGTATAATTTTAGCGTATTCTCCTGCAAGAGCATATCTGCCAGCATTAACGGCGTGAGAAAAGGGAAGCAAATAAGCAATAGTTTTGAATGCTCCACCTACCAAATCAAGGTTAAACCAAGTACCTGAAAGCCACGCACTCAAATTTGTAAGTAATGCACCGCAAACTCCACCAACCTGTTTATCGTTGAATAAACTTCCACATAAAAGACCGATAGCAATAAATAGTATTGCTGCAGGAATCAATACAACGATAGTCAACAACAAATCAAAACTTATTTCAAGTCCTAAAATCAATGCAACAATAAAGCAAACTATAATTTGTATAATAGCCATTGGTATAAGTGGTATCGTGTATCCTGCTATAAAATTGCTTGCTGTCATAGGAGATGTGAATAACCGAAGCATAAACGAGCTTGTTCTGTCTTTTGCAATAAGCATTCCCGAAAACAATGAAATAAAAGACAGTCCAAACACAGCGATTCCTGGTGCAAGTTGTTTTATTGCAAACAGTTCAACAGGAATATTAGATTGAATAAGCGATAGAAGTAAAAGAAGAATAACAGGAAATCCGATTCCAAAAGCTAAATTCAGCTTATCCCTAATGATCTCTTTTGTGTTACGTAAAGCAAAAGCAAATGTTTTCATTCAACATTGCCTCCTTCCTTACAAAGTTTAATAAACGCATCTTCAAATTTATCT is from Abyssisolibacter fermentans and encodes:
- a CDS encoding thiamine pyrophosphate-dependent enzyme, with the translated sequence MANRSKKAPAIMKCENRFCAGCGHAIFDRILGEVLTEMDIIGDTIVCSDIGCNHMFQFSMAVDVIVPPHGKMGAALTAQKRVRPDKYAMTIAGDGGAYAIGLAETVAAATRNENVTMFVMNNTLYAMTGGQAAPTTQLGQISASTPKGRTAKDHGLDFDVFNVMRNLDIAYLARTSIANPAEIRKTKAAVRKAIEKQRDHKGFSLVEVLVPCPTNWGLKPVDAMKRIENELMVRYEMGEIIDK
- a CDS encoding PadR family transcriptional regulator, which translates into the protein MPKINKTQYAILGVLSISPKSGYNIKKFIESSIGYFWNENYGHIYPILKRLEQEELVVKKTELSETRPNSNIYSITEKGKKKLLDWLSEPIQKSPVRDEMLFKLFFGANVSIEENVQRILAEKEKAIQYLKALDSIERSLHHDIQNNPDKSNELMFRLMTLRRGQYNYQTHITWCDECLEILHKMKERS
- the vorB gene encoding 3-methyl-2-oxobutanoate dehydrogenase subunit VorB, encoding MKTKIIKGNEALAEGAIRGGCRFYAGYPITPQSEILEWMAWRQKEVGGVFVQGESEIASVNMVFAARSLGARAMTSSSGPGFSLKQEGIAYWVSAGVPAVVACVQRFGIGDGFISAGQDNYWQAVKGGGNGDYHLITLAPNSVQECMDMAYESFELAEKWMHPVLILSDGTIGQMMEPCTMPPMKEYDMDQPWAAKGTAIGEGENKVITDITYFQDIDEWNAGYIKKMRKIQQDEQRWEEFNVEDADVVLVAYGISSRVAQRSVEIARKNGIKLGLIRPITLWPYPRKAFEKINKNCKGIVTLEMNMMGQMLEDVKIAVSCKFPCYALATAQKVAPTDEVIDFCQKVMAGEVKETEVF
- a CDS encoding ABC transporter permease yields the protein MKTFAFALRNTKEIIRDKLNLAFGIGFPVILLLLLSLIQSNIPVELFAIKQLAPGIAVFGLSFISLFSGMLIAKDRTSSFMLRLFTSPMTASNFIAGYTIPLIPMAIIQIIVCFIVALILGLEISFDLLLTIVVLIPAAILFIAIGLLCGSLFNDKQVGGVCGALLTNLSAWLSGTWFNLDLVGGAFKTIAYLLPFSHAVNAGRYALAGEYAKIIPDLIWVIGYAVIVLFVAGSVFTRKMNSDNT
- a CDS encoding DUF4153 domain-containing protein, which encodes MEQRYNLSRDTRDMLNRVSMVIALGIPLSLCIKLIFEKKNIRKILQCFTYVLGAGVLVLYYFFLLKDFTMVSITRYIGVSIFLYLAFLYLPWIGNKENYEFYVIKVFSSFFLTVIYSVVLYVGLVAIIFTIDKLFEIHFHSEIYYYIFLIVTGIFGVSLFLAKIPQHNCRIQTENYPNGLKRLLIYIVIPLIIVYTAILYVYFAKIIITTNWPVGLVSHLVLWYSVISIGVIFLIYPLINDNKLVKHFTFWFPKVIIPIIIMMYISMGIRIKAYGITENRYFVLVLGLWVLAIMIYFSFAKRFKNIIIPISLSIIVLNSVFGPLSSYAISKFSQNDRLEDILVRNNMIKDGQVVKVQTDISTKDKSEINMILKYFNREHSLDDVKYIPADFKLDDMDIVFGFPFNYENVTIRDKYFHYNSHERERMLKVKDYDYLIDMDKLLKKVTIEDSIQIYYNANEFTFNIVDNANMVYSKKLDEYARIIDKKYNGMTKDIKSEGMTFTDENENIKIMYVFNYISGMRKKLSDEIEIKNMDFYVLVKFK
- a CDS encoding IclR family transcriptional regulator, with the protein product MENKSGLLNKSIDILECIYEQGGKARICNIVEQLGYNKSTVYRILNTLKDRGYIFQNESKFTYEIGPKFCRFSQLYQQNLHFVDILKPYAKKISEKYNECVSISVLDRSSLTQPMQISVYRTNQSSNALGFRPNLGLASLCHASASGKCFLAFEDQFYLDRYYGCDLPRYTKYTITNWDELTKELIEVRKSGFATEHNEYELGLTCVAVPILDSNRKLLASVSLTGSTARIESFDENEIVKDLRELANIVY
- a CDS encoding 4Fe-4S binding protein; amino-acid sequence: MDKVKLDIDRCKGCYLCIANCKLGAISKADKPNKKGVIPVKVDQEKCVQCGNCYTMCPDLVFEIL